A window from Halomicrobium urmianum encodes these proteins:
- a CDS encoding FGGY-family carbohydrate kinase has translation MTLLLGVDAGLTTTTAVLFTPGGEVVGQASRETPTDRPGPGRREVDLDDLWATVAGAIRAAIGDAPDPAADVAAVGVAGHGHGLYLLGGDGEQVRPAIKSTDSRAADLVEEWEADGTADRMRERLGYPPFAADPLSLLGWLDRHEPDAVDRAETLLFCKDYLKYRLTGRACTDEMEASVFYGPGDDGYDRGVFDALGLRASPGLLPDVVPSWRSCGRVTEAAAEETGLKPGTPVASGLHDVGATALGTGAHEGGQGVLIVGTWGQSIVVLDDPLTGVDDGAPPGLTRRFLADGYLRYKGLRSAAVCLDWFTDEVGDEWRRRAEREGIGEYDVYDRVVEGVPAGAEGLLFHPYLDGSTDDPTDRGGFYGLTTDHTKAHMLRAVYEGVAIGQSARLDELAPDGGLSDVRLGGGGARSAVWSDVFAAAVDDPLLVPAGEEVGARGAAVCAALAANVHPDHATAVDAMVSVARRHEPDPAAASVYRDRRAVFEDTLAAIRPTWKRLTAAAETETTDD, from the coding sequence ATGACGCTGCTGCTGGGGGTCGACGCCGGCCTCACGACCACGACGGCCGTCCTGTTCACGCCCGGCGGCGAGGTGGTCGGGCAGGCCAGTCGCGAGACCCCGACGGACCGGCCCGGGCCGGGGCGGCGCGAGGTCGACCTCGACGACCTGTGGGCGACCGTCGCCGGCGCGATCCGTGCGGCGATCGGCGACGCCCCAGACCCCGCCGCCGACGTCGCCGCGGTCGGGGTCGCCGGCCACGGCCACGGGCTCTACCTGCTCGGCGGGGACGGCGAGCAGGTCCGGCCCGCGATCAAGTCGACGGACAGCCGGGCCGCGGATCTGGTCGAGGAGTGGGAGGCGGACGGCACGGCCGACCGGATGCGCGAGCGTCTGGGATACCCCCCCTTCGCCGCCGACCCGCTCAGCCTGCTGGGCTGGCTCGACCGGCACGAGCCGGACGCGGTCGACCGGGCCGAGACGCTGCTGTTCTGCAAGGACTACCTGAAGTACCGCCTCACCGGGCGGGCCTGCACTGACGAGATGGAAGCGAGCGTCTTCTACGGCCCCGGGGACGACGGGTACGACCGCGGAGTCTTCGACGCGCTCGGCCTGCGCGCCTCGCCCGGCCTCCTCCCGGACGTCGTGCCCAGCTGGCGGTCGTGCGGGCGCGTGACCGAGGCCGCTGCCGAGGAGACCGGCCTGAAACCGGGGACCCCGGTCGCCTCGGGGCTCCACGACGTCGGAGCGACGGCGCTCGGGACGGGCGCGCACGAGGGCGGCCAGGGCGTCCTCATCGTCGGGACGTGGGGCCAGAGCATCGTCGTCCTCGACGACCCCCTGACCGGCGTGGACGACGGGGCGCCGCCGGGGCTGACGCGCCGGTTCCTCGCGGACGGTTACCTGCGGTACAAGGGCCTGCGATCGGCCGCCGTCTGTCTCGACTGGTTCACCGACGAGGTCGGCGACGAGTGGCGACGCCGGGCCGAGCGCGAGGGAATCGGCGAGTACGACGTGTACGACCGCGTGGTCGAGGGCGTTCCCGCCGGTGCCGAGGGGCTGCTCTTCCACCCGTATCTGGACGGCTCGACCGACGATCCGACCGACAGGGGCGGCTTCTACGGCCTCACGACGGACCACACGAAGGCGCACATGCTCCGGGCCGTCTACGAGGGGGTCGCCATCGGCCAGAGCGCCCGCCTCGACGAACTGGCGCCGGACGGCGGGCTCTCCGACGTCCGCCTGGGCGGCGGCGGGGCCCGCAGCGCGGTCTGGAGCGACGTCTTCGCCGCCGCCGTCGACGACCCGCTGCTGGTCCCGGCGGGCGAGGAGGTCGGGGCCCGCGGTGCCGCCGTCTGTGCGGCCCTCGCAGCGAACGTCCACCCCGACCACGCGACCGCTGTCGACGCGATGGTGTCCGTCGCGCGTCGCCACGAACCGGACCCGGCGGCCGCCTCGGTGTACCGGGACCGCCGGGCGGTCTTCGAGGACACCCTCGCGGCGATTCGCCCCACGTGGAAACGCTTAACCGCGGCGGCCGAAACGGAGACGACAGATGACTGA
- a CDS encoding TCP-1/cpn60 chaperonin family protein, whose protein sequence is MAAERETDDGVALNDVDRGEWTMRDEDARWYVRGAVDATVSLVESTFGPDGMEKLVATEDTQNQQELVRVDDAGRLLDAIERGDGFAHPVAALLVDGVDGMRSGLRDGTTAAVLLAGAFMDEGFELIDRGLAPSSVVVGYGIARARTGQVLDDLARPVDAGDRGTLADVAATTMTTNLDPAVRRRLADRIGETVTRLADERDDGWIDTDDARVLARPGAEAGVYDGLMLSRPDDAGANGLGVTEPIEDATVAILDAEIDFEETASVLDGGDGVQLSSPDAARRYRSELETRIDSTAEALVDRGVDVLVCMEKLDESIVRPFESAGLAVVDKAKYPKEDVYRLARATGGTTVSDLRDLTDDRLGQADRVGQRRVGDEVWTAFEGCPGPVYTLVADGGTAGEAERRREAVEDALETAAVAAMDGQVLPGAGAPSMAVAAAVRDGAAEVSGREQLAVEAFADAVERLPATLARNAGHDPVASLTELRSAHAAGRAAAGVDPETGEPVDAWEAGVVEPRRVFSQAVETAAAVTERLLTIDAVLYPNVRLPGYTPRPERN, encoded by the coding sequence ATGGCCGCCGAGAGAGAGACAGACGACGGTGTCGCCCTGAACGACGTCGATCGGGGCGAGTGGACGATGCGCGACGAGGACGCGCGGTGGTACGTGCGGGGAGCGGTCGACGCGACGGTGTCCCTGGTCGAGTCGACGTTCGGTCCGGACGGGATGGAGAAGCTCGTCGCCACCGAGGACACGCAGAACCAGCAGGAACTGGTGAGAGTGGACGACGCGGGTCGCCTGCTCGACGCCATCGAGCGCGGAGACGGCTTCGCCCATCCTGTCGCGGCCCTGCTCGTCGACGGCGTCGACGGGATGCGCAGCGGCCTGCGCGACGGGACGACCGCAGCGGTGCTGCTGGCCGGGGCGTTCATGGACGAGGGCTTCGAGCTGATCGATCGGGGGCTCGCACCCAGTAGCGTCGTCGTCGGGTACGGCATCGCCCGCGCCCGCACCGGGCAGGTACTGGACGACCTCGCCCGGCCGGTCGACGCCGGCGACCGCGGGACCCTCGCGGACGTGGCCGCCACGACGATGACGACGAACCTCGATCCGGCGGTGCGGCGTCGTCTCGCCGACCGGATCGGCGAGACGGTCACGCGGCTGGCCGACGAGCGCGACGACGGGTGGATCGACACGGACGACGCGAGGGTGCTCGCCCGGCCGGGTGCCGAGGCGGGCGTCTACGACGGACTGATGCTCTCGCGACCGGACGACGCCGGCGCGAACGGCCTGGGCGTCACCGAGCCGATCGAGGACGCGACGGTCGCGATCCTCGACGCGGAGATCGACTTCGAGGAGACCGCGAGCGTGCTGGACGGCGGCGACGGCGTGCAGCTCTCCTCCCCCGACGCGGCCCGGCGGTACCGGTCGGAACTCGAAACGCGGATCGATTCGACGGCCGAGGCGCTGGTCGACCGCGGGGTCGACGTGCTGGTCTGCATGGAGAAACTCGACGAGTCGATCGTCCGGCCGTTCGAGTCGGCCGGGCTCGCCGTCGTCGACAAGGCGAAGTACCCGAAGGAGGACGTCTATCGGCTCGCCCGCGCGACCGGCGGGACGACCGTCTCGGACCTGCGCGACCTGACCGACGACCGCCTGGGCCAGGCCGACCGCGTCGGCCAGCGACGGGTCGGCGACGAGGTCTGGACGGCGTTCGAGGGGTGTCCGGGCCCCGTCTACACCCTCGTCGCCGACGGGGGGACGGCCGGGGAGGCGGAGCGCCGGCGGGAGGCCGTCGAGGACGCTCTCGAGACGGCGGCCGTCGCCGCGATGGACGGACAGGTCCTCCCCGGCGCGGGTGCGCCGTCGATGGCCGTGGCGGCCGCGGTCCGCGACGGGGCGGCCGAGGTCAGCGGTCGCGAGCAGCTCGCCGTCGAGGCCTTCGCCGACGCCGTCGAGCGGCTCCCGGCGACGCTCGCGCGCAACGCTGGACACGACCCGGTCGCCTCGCTGACCGAACTGCGGTCGGCCCACGCCGCCGGTCGCGCGGCGGCCGGCGTCGACCCGGAGACGGGCGAACCCGTCGACGCGTGGGAGGCGGGCGTCGTCGAGCCCCGCCGGGTGTTCTCGCAGGCCGTCGAGACGGCCGCCGCGGTCACCGAGCGGCTGCTGACGATCGACGCCGTGCTGTACCCGAACGTCCGGCTCCCGGGCTACACGCCGCGGCCCGAGCGGAACTGA
- a CDS encoding extracellular solute-binding protein: MPTSDKSGESMNDPVAEEDGETSRRDFVRMTTGAASVGALGALAGCGGDGGDGDGGGGGDGGDGDGGGDTATEGDGGGDGGGSDTTSITFISANAVENGDIQEHFQSSMEDFSSKNEGYEADLQTASYGDIQNTITSAVSAGNVPALAESGGLGIQYLKDGRLADHQSFFEESDTLPDGLTSAGQQVSAFRDYWWSLGAIRNTNSNLGIRPKTFSQAGVENPLEDLKTWSQFYEVLQRIDENQDIIAYEETGVPGDLESYWGYARTAYTEGTDPWIRGDGTDPDVVIANEDMEEDRQKTDGWIKGCVQLANQFSSDEAATRGDEDIPSLMLSGRVASFTYALPTANRWYSVSEDAQIGWNGGDGDFMLLPNPQLDEGFGEMIGNEDLAGHSGQHGGHVWALEQAHTIFADVSDEEQEGAWALGQYLLEDDDFVLPAWGEHYEAIPGMDSKLDTLRDEYDLPQNFEQALQNMVDYGDQYSNTGGPWNVWPSDPIRWTDINETISQAIAGQHSVDETPSLVRDRVMTRLEEENQGEVPS; this comes from the coding sequence ATGCCAACTAGTGACAAGAGTGGCGAATCCATGAACGATCCCGTGGCGGAGGAGGACGGCGAGACGTCGCGCCGTGACTTCGTCAGGATGACGACCGGAGCCGCCAGCGTGGGTGCGCTGGGCGCCCTCGCGGGCTGCGGTGGCGACGGCGGCGACGGCGACGGTGGCGGTGGCGGCGACGGCGGCGACGGTGACGGCGGTGGCGACACCGCGACCGAGGGCGACGGGGGTGGCGACGGCGGTGGGAGCGACACCACCAGCATCACCTTCATCTCCGCGAACGCCGTGGAGAACGGCGACATCCAGGAGCACTTCCAGTCGTCGATGGAGGACTTCTCGTCGAAGAACGAGGGGTACGAGGCCGACCTGCAGACCGCGTCGTACGGCGACATCCAGAACACGATCACGTCGGCCGTCTCGGCCGGGAACGTCCCGGCGCTCGCCGAGAGCGGTGGCCTCGGCATCCAGTACCTCAAGGACGGGCGGCTGGCCGACCACCAGTCGTTCTTCGAGGAGAGCGACACGCTCCCCGACGGGCTCACGTCCGCGGGTCAGCAGGTCTCGGCGTTCCGCGATTACTGGTGGTCGCTCGGGGCGATCCGCAACACCAACAGCAACCTCGGCATCCGACCGAAGACCTTCTCGCAGGCCGGCGTCGAGAACCCGCTAGAGGACCTCAAGACCTGGAGCCAGTTCTACGAGGTCCTCCAGCGGATCGACGAGAACCAGGACATCATCGCCTACGAGGAGACGGGCGTCCCGGGCGACCTCGAGTCCTACTGGGGCTACGCCCGCACGGCGTACACGGAGGGTACCGACCCGTGGATCCGCGGCGACGGCACCGACCCCGACGTCGTCATCGCCAACGAGGACATGGAGGAGGACCGCCAGAAGACCGACGGCTGGATCAAGGGCTGCGTCCAGCTGGCGAACCAGTTCAGCAGCGACGAGGCCGCGACCCGGGGCGACGAGGACATCCCGTCGCTGATGCTCAGCGGCCGGGTCGCCTCGTTCACGTACGCCTTGCCGACGGCCAACCGCTGGTACTCGGTCAGCGAGGACGCCCAGATCGGCTGGAACGGCGGCGACGGCGACTTCATGCTGCTACCGAACCCCCAGCTTGACGAGGGGTTCGGCGAGATGATCGGCAACGAGGACCTCGCCGGCCACTCCGGCCAGCACGGCGGCCACGTCTGGGCGCTTGAGCAGGCCCACACTATCTTCGCGGACGTCAGCGACGAGGAGCAGGAGGGCGCCTGGGCCCTCGGACAGTACCTGCTCGAGGACGACGATTTCGTCCTCCCCGCGTGGGGCGAACACTACGAGGCCATCCCCGGCATGGACTCCAAACTGGACACGCTCAGGGACGAGTACGACCTGCCGCAGAACTTCGAGCAGGCGCTGCAGAACATGGTCGACTACGGCGACCAGTACAGCAACACCGGCGGTCCCTGGAACGTCTGGCCCAGCGACCCGATCCGCTGGACGGACATCAACGAGACCATCAGTCAGGCCATCGCCGGCCAGCACAGCGTCGACGAGACGCCGTCGCTCGTCCGCGACCGGGTGATGACCCGCCTCGAGGAGGAGAACCAGGGCGAGGTCCCGTCCTGA
- the fba gene encoding class II fructose-bisphosphate aldolase, with product MPYFRGEELADVYAGAKRDGYGFVASNVTHLDIMTGLVNGAAAADSDIVLQVKRDTTEYVGNGDVRAGMRALDAHLRALSEGVDVGVFLNVDHVAAEDEAMIDAAVEEANPSSLMVDASDRAFEGNVERTRAAVDRLAGEDVLVEAELGTISGTESGETTDEAFYTDPEEAVEFVDRTGCDLLAVSIGTEHGVSAGVDLDLRVDLAADIDAALRERGFDVPLVVHGSSGLTPEQVSALMETGVCKLNTNTRYQYEYARTACEFYRDEADAILPPEGVEDDRATFFADADWAPDKRRFDPRVVGGEIRERIADVYGELAAVSGSAGRSRSADGDR from the coding sequence ATGCCGTACTTCAGGGGCGAGGAACTCGCCGACGTGTACGCCGGGGCGAAGCGCGACGGGTACGGGTTCGTCGCGAGCAACGTCACGCACCTCGACATCATGACTGGGCTCGTGAACGGGGCGGCCGCCGCCGACTCGGACATCGTGCTCCAGGTCAAGCGCGACACGACCGAGTACGTCGGGAACGGCGACGTCCGGGCGGGAATGCGTGCCCTCGACGCCCACCTCCGCGCGCTGAGCGAGGGGGTCGACGTGGGGGTCTTCCTGAACGTCGACCACGTGGCCGCCGAGGACGAGGCGATGATCGACGCCGCCGTCGAGGAAGCCAACCCGTCGTCGCTGATGGTCGACGCCTCCGACCGGGCCTTCGAGGGGAACGTCGAGCGGACGCGCGCGGCAGTCGACCGACTGGCCGGCGAGGACGTCCTCGTCGAGGCGGAACTCGGCACGATCAGCGGGACGGAGAGCGGCGAAACGACCGACGAGGCGTTCTACACCGATCCCGAGGAAGCCGTCGAGTTCGTCGACCGCACGGGCTGTGACCTGCTGGCCGTCTCTATCGGGACCGAACACGGGGTCTCCGCTGGCGTCGACCTCGACCTCCGGGTGGACCTGGCGGCCGACATCGACGCTGCCCTCCGCGAGCGCGGCTTCGACGTACCGCTCGTGGTCCACGGCTCCTCCGGGCTGACGCCCGAGCAGGTATCGGCCCTGATGGAGACGGGCGTCTGCAAGCTCAACACCAACACCCGCTACCAGTACGAGTACGCGCGCACTGCCTGCGAGTTCTACCGCGACGAGGCCGACGCGATCCTGCCGCCCGAGGGCGTCGAAGACGACAGAGCGACCTTCTTCGCCGACGCCGACTGGGCGCCCGACAAGCGCCGGTTCGACCCGCGCGTGGTCGGCGGGGAGATCCGCGAGCGGATCGCCGACGTGTACGGCGAGCTCGCCGCGGTGTCCGGGAGCGCCGGCCGGAGCCGCTCCGCCGACGGGGACCGATGA
- a CDS encoding carbohydrate ABC transporter permease: MAQEQARSREEIREEYGLDERTITDRLRENWAGYVFILPTFLAFTALFYYPIFRGVTMTVTNTQLGEPGEFVGLANYQWLVTNDLFVYAFGWTIVFVAGTTFLQLALGLLAALLLNELKDAVKDWIGAVIMSPYFSAPLAGGVIWMWFLDNDFGFLPKLFAIFGVDTPSFLATGLWPFVSLIIAQTWHDYAYSAIIYAAALSSIPKEQYEAAAQSGANRLQRFRDVTVPRLLIPTIVILALRTAWNIAEFDQPFALTGGGPGTRTMLLSILTYRVAFVNNNFARAYTIGMAMVLLSMTAALIYVKAIDQEEDLYV; the protein is encoded by the coding sequence ATGGCCCAAGAGCAAGCCCGCTCTCGCGAGGAGATACGCGAGGAGTACGGGCTCGACGAGCGGACGATCACGGATCGACTCAGGGAGAACTGGGCCGGGTACGTGTTCATCCTGCCGACGTTCCTCGCGTTCACGGCCCTGTTCTACTACCCGATCTTTCGCGGAGTAACGATGACAGTCACCAACACGCAACTCGGCGAGCCCGGCGAGTTCGTCGGGCTCGCGAACTACCAGTGGCTGGTGACGAACGACCTGTTCGTCTACGCGTTCGGGTGGACCATCGTCTTCGTGGCCGGGACCACGTTCCTCCAGCTCGCCCTCGGGCTGCTCGCCGCGCTCCTGCTGAACGAACTGAAAGACGCGGTGAAGGACTGGATCGGCGCCGTGATCATGTCGCCGTACTTCTCGGCGCCGCTGGCCGGCGGCGTGATCTGGATGTGGTTCCTGGACAACGACTTCGGGTTCCTGCCGAAGTTGTTCGCGATATTCGGGGTAGACACGCCGTCGTTCCTCGCGACGGGACTCTGGCCGTTCGTCTCGCTGATCATCGCCCAGACCTGGCACGACTACGCGTACTCGGCCATCATCTACGCCGCGGCCCTCTCGAGCATCCCGAAAGAACAGTACGAGGCGGCGGCCCAGTCGGGTGCGAACCGTCTCCAGCGGTTCCGCGACGTGACGGTGCCGCGTCTGCTGATTCCAACTATCGTCATCCTGGCGCTGCGGACGGCGTGGAACATCGCCGAGTTCGACCAGCCGTTCGCGCTGACCGGCGGCGGCCCGGGGACGAGGACGATGCTGCTCAGCATCCTGACCTACCGCGTGGCCTTCGTCAACAACAACTTCGCGCGGGCCTACACGATCGGGATGGCGATGGTGCTGCTGTCCATGACGGCCGCGCTGATCTACGTGAAGGCCATCGACCAAGAGGAGGACCTCTACGTCTGA
- a CDS encoding mandelate racemase/muconate lactonizing enzyme family protein gives MAPGTEPTDSKYRGLVDDMRGGVGWRDLRTPDARRADERDVEITDVRCVVVEGNFPWNLIAVETDAGEYGLGEAFPGPASEYVAFLRPGLVGENPFDVDRLVEHMTQLLSGLGGSLGYSQAAVSGIETALIDVVGKLTGLPAYQLMGGKYRDAVRIYCDCHAGDAPDADPREIYSPESYAAVAREVVDEGFDALKFDLDVRTEAADTATRRLSNDAVEHKVEVVRAVRDAIGSSPALGFDLHWNFSVETAERIARGVEDADLAWLEDPVPPENVDAHRAVTDSTSTPILAGENITRVEGFLPFLTEQAVDVIAPDLQKAGGLFEFRKIATVADAFDVPVAPHNISSPIGTMASVHACATVPNAFALEYHAREVDWWDDLHGRDEPLIRDGEIQVPEEPGLGIDLDPDVVREHAAPGESGLGLEE, from the coding sequence ATGGCACCCGGCACGGAACCGACGGACTCGAAGTACAGGGGACTCGTCGACGACATGCGCGGCGGAGTGGGATGGCGCGACCTCCGAACCCCCGACGCGCGCCGTGCGGACGAGCGCGACGTCGAGATCACCGACGTCCGCTGCGTCGTCGTCGAAGGCAACTTCCCGTGGAACCTGATCGCAGTGGAGACCGACGCCGGGGAGTACGGCCTCGGCGAGGCGTTTCCCGGCCCCGCGTCGGAGTACGTGGCGTTCCTCCGGCCGGGACTGGTCGGGGAGAACCCCTTCGACGTCGACAGGCTCGTCGAACACATGACGCAGTTGCTGTCGGGCCTGGGCGGGTCGCTGGGATACTCGCAGGCCGCGGTCAGCGGAATCGAGACGGCCCTGATAGACGTCGTCGGGAAGCTCACCGGGCTTCCGGCCTACCAGCTCATGGGCGGGAAGTACCGCGACGCGGTGCGGATCTACTGCGACTGTCACGCCGGCGACGCGCCCGACGCGGACCCCCGGGAGATCTATTCACCCGAGTCCTACGCAGCCGTCGCCCGCGAGGTAGTCGACGAGGGGTTCGACGCGCTGAAGTTCGACCTCGACGTTCGGACCGAGGCGGCGGACACCGCCACGCGCCGCCTGTCCAACGACGCCGTCGAGCACAAGGTCGAGGTCGTTCGGGCGGTTCGGGACGCGATCGGATCGAGCCCCGCCCTGGGGTTCGACCTCCACTGGAACTTCTCCGTCGAGACGGCAGAGCGGATCGCCCGGGGCGTCGAGGACGCCGACCTGGCCTGGCTCGAAGACCCCGTCCCGCCGGAGAACGTCGACGCGCACCGGGCGGTGACCGATTCGACGTCGACGCCGATCCTGGCGGGCGAGAACATCACGCGCGTGGAGGGCTTCCTCCCCTTCCTCACCGAGCAGGCCGTCGACGTGATAGCGCCGGACCTGCAGAAGGCTGGCGGGCTCTTCGAGTTCCGGAAGATCGCCACGGTCGCGGACGCCTTCGACGTCCCGGTCGCCCCGCACAACATCTCGAGTCCGATCGGGACGATGGCGAGCGTCCACGCCTGTGCGACCGTCCCGAACGCCTTCGCCCTGGAGTACCACGCCCGCGAGGTCGACTGGTGGGACGACCTGCACGGCCGCGACGAGCCGCTGATCCGGGACGGAGAGATTCAGGTGCCCGAGGAGCCCGGTCTGGGGATCGACCTCGATCCGGACGTCGTCCGCGAGCACGCCGCGCCCGGCGAGTCCGGACTCGGACTCGAAGAGTGA
- a CDS encoding TCP-1/cpn60 chaperonin family protein, translating to MTHEELASGVQRVCDVVSTALGPFGANKLLIQADGTVTATASSTELLDRLDVTDPAVTLLETAASGFGERYGDGTGTVVTLAGALLREADRLAEEGLHPTAVERGYREGLDVALDAVERDARPLSAFGSAAVARTALTGTRTPQTRRTVADLIAEAVEDAGSEASQAVRVVSKTGGATAETDLVRGTVLERGPVLDAMPRSADGGVAVLSSTVDVPHVGSQTGRVTRRVVLDADSFEDREAVAEYESDAFGERLQAVLDAGCSAVITERAINERVQAELAARGILGVQRVDADELAGIARATGATVVPTLEQVTEDALGTGTVSVQRKAGSDVTVVKSDAGEPTYTVFCRAPDPRSATAFENSVDAAVAATAAAVGDGRVVPGGGAVEATAARAVDEAARSIGGRHQLATEGFGRAMTAVPRALAATAGLDAGRAVIRLRVARSEGRDAVGIDALAGEATDVLGADPIVEPLSLKREVFSAATDLAVQLIRIDERLDATDLGDEEPDPPDDVPIREGEL from the coding sequence GTGACACACGAAGAGCTCGCTAGCGGGGTGCAGCGCGTCTGCGACGTCGTCTCGACCGCGCTCGGACCGTTCGGCGCGAACAAGCTCCTGATACAGGCGGACGGCACCGTCACGGCGACCGCTTCGTCGACCGAGTTGCTCGACCGGCTGGACGTCACTGATCCCGCGGTGACGCTGCTCGAGACGGCCGCGTCGGGCTTCGGGGAGCGCTACGGCGACGGGACGGGTACCGTCGTCACGCTCGCCGGGGCCTTGCTCCGCGAGGCCGATCGGCTCGCGGAGGAGGGGCTGCACCCGACGGCCGTAGAGCGAGGGTACCGCGAGGGACTGGACGTCGCGCTCGACGCAGTCGAACGCGACGCCCGACCGCTGTCGGCGTTCGGATCGGCGGCCGTGGCCAGGACGGCGCTGACGGGCACGCGCACCCCCCAGACCCGACGAACCGTGGCCGACCTGATCGCCGAGGCCGTCGAGGACGCCGGGTCCGAAGCGAGCCAGGCCGTCCGCGTGGTCTCGAAGACCGGCGGTGCGACCGCCGAGACGGACCTCGTCCGCGGGACCGTGCTCGAGCGCGGCCCGGTCCTCGACGCGATGCCGCGCTCGGCCGACGGCGGCGTCGCGGTCCTGTCCTCGACCGTCGACGTCCCCCACGTCGGGAGCCAGACGGGCCGGGTCACCCGGCGCGTCGTCCTCGACGCCGACTCCTTCGAGGACAGGGAGGCCGTCGCCGAGTACGAGTCCGACGCGTTCGGGGAGCGGCTTCAGGCGGTGCTGGACGCCGGGTGCAGTGCGGTGATCACCGAGCGCGCCATCAACGAGCGGGTCCAGGCAGAACTCGCGGCGCGGGGCATCCTCGGCGTCCAGCGCGTGGACGCGGACGAACTCGCGGGAATCGCGCGCGCCACGGGCGCGACCGTCGTCCCCACGCTCGAGCAGGTCACCGAGGACGCGCTGGGGACGGGAACCGTCTCCGTCCAGCGGAAAGCCGGGTCTGACGTCACCGTCGTCAAATCCGACGCAGGCGAGCCGACCTACACCGTGTTCTGCCGCGCGCCGGACCCCCGGAGCGCCACGGCGTTCGAGAACTCCGTCGACGCCGCCGTCGCGGCCACGGCCGCCGCGGTCGGGGACGGACGCGTCGTGCCCGGCGGGGGCGCCGTCGAGGCGACGGCTGCCCGGGCCGTCGACGAAGCGGCCCGGTCGATAGGCGGCCGCCACCAGCTCGCCACCGAGGGCTTCGGCCGAGCGATGACGGCCGTTCCCCGGGCACTGGCCGCGACCGCGGGGCTCGACGCGGGACGCGCGGTAATCCGCCTGCGCGTCGCCCGCAGCGAGGGGCGCGACGCCGTCGGAATCGACGCGCTCGCCGGTGAGGCGACGGACGTGCTCGGGGCGGACCCGATCGTCGAGCCGCTCTCGCTCAAGCGCGAGGTGTTCTCGGCCGCGACGGACCTCGCGGTCCAGCTGATCAGGATCGACGAGCGGCTCGACGCGACCGACCTCGGTGACGAGGAGCCGGACCCGCCGGACGACGTCCCGATCAGGGAGGGAGAACTCTGA
- a CDS encoding NAD(P)-dependent oxidoreductase: MTDSAKRCLLCGDPQQPSEAMYESAGHLQDRGVTVERMDWRADLSGADFRDVTMDMEERGPSDYDASAIVENVAGVEFLVVHKAPVSRAVIEAGEDLEVVAAARGGVENLDVEAAAEHGVTVLHAPGRNADAVADYAVAFGLAAHRRIPHFVETTGRGEWALEFDPAGLPRDVRSLTVGVIGLGNVGRNVVERWSGFGPEVLGHDPYVDDGDIKDLGATPAGFEETLANADLVTLHVRLSEETHHLIDADALEAMDDDALLVNTARGGLVDTDALVDALEAGDVGGAALDVFEEEPLPEDHPLLSLENAWLSPHTAGSTRDAVLNGSRIVADDLAAILSGEGPEHRVD; the protein is encoded by the coding sequence ATGACTGACTCAGCGAAACGGTGCCTGCTGTGCGGCGATCCCCAGCAGCCCAGCGAGGCGATGTACGAATCCGCCGGTCACCTCCAGGACCGGGGGGTGACCGTCGAGCGGATGGACTGGCGGGCGGACCTCTCCGGGGCCGACTTCCGCGACGTGACGATGGACATGGAGGAGCGGGGCCCCAGCGACTACGACGCGAGCGCCATCGTCGAGAACGTCGCTGGCGTCGAGTTCCTGGTCGTGCACAAGGCGCCCGTCTCGCGGGCGGTGATCGAAGCCGGCGAGGACCTTGAAGTGGTCGCCGCGGCACGGGGCGGCGTCGAGAACCTCGACGTCGAGGCGGCCGCGGAGCACGGCGTGACCGTGCTGCACGCGCCCGGGCGCAACGCGGACGCGGTCGCGGACTACGCCGTCGCTTTCGGCCTAGCGGCCCACCGCCGGATCCCCCATTTCGTCGAGACGACCGGCCGGGGCGAGTGGGCCCTGGAGTTCGATCCCGCGGGCCTCCCGCGCGACGTGCGTTCGCTCACCGTCGGCGTGATCGGCCTGGGGAACGTCGGGCGCAACGTCGTCGAGCGCTGGTCCGGGTTCGGTCCCGAGGTCCTCGGGCACGACCCGTACGTCGACGACGGCGATATCAAGGACCTGGGCGCGACGCCCGCCGGCTTCGAGGAGACGCTCGCGAACGCCGACCTCGTGACCCTGCACGTGCGCCTCTCGGAGGAGACGCACCACCTGATCGACGCCGACGCCCTCGAGGCGATGGACGACGACGCGCTGCTGGTCAACACGGCCCGCGGGGGCCTCGTCGACACCGACGCGCTCGTCGACGCGCTCGAAGCGGGCGACGTCGGCGGCGCCGCGCTCGACGTCTTCGAGGAGGAGCCCCTGCCCGAGGACCACCCGCTGCTCTCGCTGGAGAACGCCTGGCTCTCCCCCCACACCGCGGGTTCGACGCGGGACGCGGTCCTCAACGGTTCGCGAATCGTCGCCGATGACCTCGCTGCGATCCTCTCTGGCGAGGGGCCCGAGCACCGCGTCGACTGA